In one window of Janthinobacterium sp. 1_2014MBL_MicDiv DNA:
- a CDS encoding B12-binding domain-containing radical SAM protein — protein MTILLSTLNARYTHASLGLRYLLANMGPLQAQTRLQEFVIGTKTTELVERILINKPRIIGFGVYIWNVEETTKLVAMLKRVAPEVIIVLGGPEVSHEASEQEIVRLADYLITGWGDVTFPKLCGEILNGPKPLMKIHAGVQAPLAELQLPYSLYTDDDIRHRTIYVEASRGCPFKCEFCLSALDKTAWPFALENFLAEMESLHARGARLFKFVDRTFNLNIKTSLKIMQFFLDKIEANPDDPIYAHFELVPDHLPDALKEGISKFPPGALQFEIGIQSFNPDVQSLVSRKQDNQKAADNIRWLCEESNAHLHVDLIAGLPGEDEASFAAGFNKLVALKPHEIQFGILKRLRGTPIIRHTENFGMVFDPHPPYTILANKQLDFMSMQRLVRFARYWDLVANSGRFANTVQWMLGDAPFENFMDFSNWLYAHTDATHRIAMERLAKLVAQWLQTRGMSAVEANALVASDYAGGAQATAHAKPAEVSTSSAKVRPDIALPQRQARHLAS, from the coding sequence ATGACCATCCTGCTCTCCACCCTGAACGCCCGCTACACCCACGCTTCGCTGGGATTGCGCTATTTGCTGGCCAATATGGGCCCGCTGCAGGCGCAAACGCGGCTGCAGGAATTCGTCATCGGCACCAAGACAACGGAACTGGTCGAGCGCATCCTCATCAACAAGCCGCGCATCATCGGTTTTGGCGTGTATATATGGAACGTCGAGGAAACGACGAAGCTGGTCGCCATGCTCAAGCGCGTGGCGCCCGAGGTCATCATCGTGCTGGGCGGGCCGGAAGTGTCGCATGAGGCGAGCGAGCAGGAAATCGTCAGGCTGGCCGACTACCTGATCACGGGCTGGGGCGACGTCACCTTCCCCAAGCTGTGCGGCGAGATCCTCAACGGCCCCAAGCCGCTGATGAAGATCCACGCAGGCGTGCAGGCGCCGCTGGCGGAACTGCAACTGCCCTACTCTTTGTATACGGACGACGATATCCGCCACCGCACCATCTACGTGGAAGCGTCGCGCGGCTGCCCGTTCAAATGCGAATTCTGCCTGTCGGCGCTGGACAAGACGGCCTGGCCCTTCGCGCTGGAGAACTTCCTGGCCGAGATGGAGTCCTTGCATGCCCGCGGCGCGCGCCTGTTCAAGTTCGTCGACCGCACCTTCAACCTGAACATCAAGACCAGTTTGAAGATCATGCAGTTCTTTTTGGACAAGATCGAGGCGAATCCGGACGATCCGATCTACGCCCACTTCGAACTGGTGCCCGACCACCTGCCCGATGCGCTGAAAGAAGGCATCAGCAAATTCCCGCCTGGCGCGCTGCAGTTCGAGATCGGCATCCAGAGTTTCAATCCGGACGTGCAGTCGCTGGTCAGCCGCAAGCAGGATAATCAAAAGGCGGCCGATAACATCCGCTGGCTGTGCGAGGAATCGAACGCCCACCTGCACGTGGACCTGATCGCCGGCCTGCCGGGCGAGGATGAAGCCAGTTTCGCGGCCGGCTTCAACAAGCTGGTGGCATTGAAGCCGCATGAAATCCAGTTCGGCATTTTGAAACGGCTGCGCGGCACGCCGATCATCCGCCACACGGAGAATTTCGGCATGGTGTTCGATCCGCACCCGCCCTACACCATCCTGGCGAACAAGCAGCTCGATTTCATGAGCATGCAGCGCCTCGTGCGCTTCGCCCGCTACTGGGACCTGGTGGCCAACTCGGGCCGCTTCGCCAATACCGTGCAATGGATGCTGGGCGATGCGCCATTTGAAAACTTCATGGACTTTTCGAACTGGCTGTACGCTCATACGGACGCCACCCACCGCATCGCCATGGAGCGTCTGGCCAAGCTGGTGGCGCAATGGCTGCAAACGCGCGGCATGAGCGCGGTCGAGGCCAATGCCCTCGTGGCCAGCGACTATGCGGGCGGGGCGCAGGCCACCGCCCATGCCAAGCCAGCCGAAGTGAGCACTAGCAGCGCCAAGGTGCGCCCGGACATCGCCTTGCCCCAACGGCAGGCGCGCCACCTGGCGTCCTGA